The genomic region AGTGTAGAgttggagaaagagggatggtcTTTGACTTGGAGGAAGGCTCAAGAATTGATGTTCTTTATGCAGCTATTGCTGTTGGTTTAAGAAAATGGGGCACTGTTGTTGTGAGCCTATTTGCCAGGATCAAATCGGAGTGCAAAGTCATGtttgggagagtgagagtgtctcGTTGTGGTGTTCCATGTGAGAGATTTGCCATGTCTCTTGTTTTTGAGGTTTTTAAATCATGTGACAAAAACGTGTAAATACATAGATTTTCTTAAACATATGCCACACCCCTATATTTTCGTTTCATATCCAAACCTTGAGGTTTTGGAATGTAACCATTATTTTTATCATTCTGATGCAGCAAATGACTGcatttacatatatttatttttggtactaaaaaaaaataaacattcaagGAACAAAGAAACAGCTAAAAATTGGAAATTGAAAGAATTGATTGTCCTGTAATTGGTGCATATCTCTGTAATGGCTTAGATATTGGAGCGCAACCCATTTAAACAAACATATTTCATGTGTTGTTTTACTGTTATTAGTTTGAAAAATGTGAGCTAAACAGACATCAAGCTTTGAATCATGCTTTGTCAAACCTAAACACTGGTTACTTAGAACATAAATGCTGAGATGTAAGGTGAACCAATGAGAACCTCTTAAAGCTGAaaatacatattacatataaGCTATAGTGTGTGCTAGCCAAACATTGAAAATCATTTAATTTTCTAAAAAAGTGTTTCTGGTCCCTCCCTtcacatacataaaaaaaaactgccatctCACTGACCCCCAACACGGATACAACCTTCTGTCTTGTAAGGAAACTGGTTCAGACACAGAGCTCTGTTTCACTCGACATGAAACTACTTCACAAGATCTTTGTAGCCATACGTCTCTACCTACATTGTTCCGTGACAAGGAGCTAATGTGCCAGTGTCAAAGTTTTTAACTGTTAACGTCATTCTGGCCTTAAGTGAGCTAAACCTTCAAAGGGAAAACAATAGCGGCTGCCTCCTTTGACTGCATATCTGCTAAGATATTACTACTCCacgaagagagagatggtctaCTGTTGGTTTACATTGAAATGGCTTACAAGCTCTTTTGTAAAAGCTAAGACTGTTTCAAAATCCACCTCTTACAGGGTACGCAGAGGGCAACAATTCTCTATACTATCATTCCAAGAATTTAAAGTATAACTTAGACATTTGCACTGATATAGTGGAGTTTGTGAAGTATTCATTTTGTCTCTTGCTGTACCTAAAGTTATTTATATAGGATTTCCATTTAAAACTGGTTGAATTTTCTTTACAGCTGAACTCTGCATGCTCCAAGGGAAGAGACACAAGTAGCACATACTTTTACCAAAAGGTCTAAGTTGTCTACAGATGTAAGCAAAGAAGTTTGAGGTTacttgatcaaataaaatatcacaaacaaataaattgcCTATGTAAGAGAGTTACATATTAACTGTTTCGGTACTAGATGCAACTCCTTCAGGCGGAAAGTTTCAATCAAGAAGATTTGCAtcagttttgtattttttgtacagatTTGTAAATACAATACCTTTCTAAATCGTTGCAAAGGTGtttcttttgtaaaatgtttcaaAGTTTACATTAATTCCAAGCCTTTGTATATTTTTGAGCTGTGCAACTCTTCAAgtcttgtatttattttttagtaAACATTGTGAAAATCCCATTGTAAATCTCTGAACAGTGATTAGCCAGCATGGCTGGCTGCTTAGTAAGTGTGCATAGAAGGAACCAATAAATGTGACTGCTTTGAAAACCAACCATgactttgtctgtgtctgtgtgaaatctTTGCGTCCGCCATTCAGTGCTTCTACATGTTACATGTTTTTTGTATCAATCAGAAAGAATATCCCAGTCAATTCATGCAATCCTGATAAATACCATTGATGATGCTGTAGACCTGCATACAACAgtaaaataaagagaaagacagcgcTCACAAAATCTGTTGTGTTTTCATGACAGCAATGATCTGTGATACCACAAAGTCATTGAAAAACCTTACCACATGCTTTTATTCATCTTCCATGTCCCTGAAGTCATGCATTTAACCATTTCAGATGCACTACAGCCTACTTGCCCCGCCCAAAAGGCACAGCTACTCCTCAATGGTAACAGTATAATGATTTCACATGGAAAGCAAACATGAATCAGTTTGTGTTATGTATATACACAGAAAGAGTTTTTATTCAGTCTATATAGAGCCTCCAAGAATTATGACTGCCACCGTGTGTCCATAACAGTAATTAGCACTACCTTACTAACTACCTTAGTTTAGTCAAGTTCTTAAGTATTCCAATAACAATCATTGTATTCAACCATTTTAGTGCCAGTAGTGTAATACAGAAGGTTTGAGTGTAAAACTGGAAAATCTGTAATGCATGCATACCTCTATCCTGTAGGAATACAATATTTcaacaaggggaaaaaaaatcagttttaTTTCAAGAAGCCCTCCTAATCATTAATTAGGATCTTAAAATTATGAGAAAAGTTAAGGTAGATATCAATCGTTGCTAAATTAGGCTACTTGATGAAAGAGTGGGCTATAATGGCGCTATCTGATTTGATCTGCCTTTATTCCCTCCTTGGTATGAGACAGTGGTAAATATTAACGTCATTTGGCAATGTGGGTGGCAAAACTATTAGTCTGTCAACACTGCGTAGACATTTCAAGTCACTGGGATTGTTCAGGCACATTCTGACCTGCTGGAAGTTACTTTCTTTCTTCAGGAGCTGTTAAAGCTGCAGTATGTAGGATTTaatggcatctagtggtgaggctgcAGACTGCAACCAACTGAATGCCTATCCCTTTCCAAGCATGTCGGAGAAGCTACGGTGGCCGTCAAGTGCCATAAAAACGTGAAATACCGACTGTAGTGCTAGTGTTTCGATTTGTACGTTCTGgcctactgtagaaacatggtggtGCAATATGGCGGAGTCTGTGGAATAGCACCCCCTCCCCATGTAGATACGAAGGGCTCCTGGGATTATCATTAGTATATAATGTCAACAATGCAGATCTCCAGGGTAATAACACTGCACCCTTGAGCACAATAAAAATCCCAAAAGTTGGCACGGCGGTCAGGGCGCTTACTAACTCAACTCCATTACAAGCACAGTCGTTAAACACATATATGTAAACCTTAGCCTAAGTCTATTAACAGCAGGGCTAGCCAGCAAGAAGTATCTAGTATAAACTAACCCATATGCTAGATTCTACCTTTCCATGACCTTGCTATCAGATTCAAAGGATGAGTATGCTACCTGTCAATTCCTGTCCAGGCTACTACATCCTCTCTGAACTCATAATTACAAGACCCTAATCTCATAATTCTAAGATCTTGTCTCGTAATTACGAAATATTTTCTTGTAATTATGAGATATATTCTCGTAATTACAGATCCTGATCTAATATCTAATCTAATATATTTTCTCGTGATCACAAGATACTAAATCATAATTACGAGATAAGGTGCCCATTTTTTTGCGAAGGCAATGCACATCTGTACAAACTACCACCAGTgcctaaaaatatatattacattCATACTTTGAAGAACTACCATGGAGAATGAATCGGATCCAACCGgatacaacacatcacaatcatTGTCATGGCCATCCCGGATGTGGGGCCCCGCAGGTTCATAGTTTGGGAAGCACTAGTTTAGATAGTAATTTCAGTTTAAAAGGTACCCAACTGATACTATgtctaaataaaaagttaagcaTTATACAGGCTATCCTTATTTATGTAGCCAACCCTCTACTGTCACTGGTCTATATGTATCAACAATAAATCCTATACTATTGATTACTTCGGATCTCATAAAGTAGATTAATGTGACATACTATGAAAATCCATGACGAATTGTGTTCATTCACCCATCCATTTCATTACATTCATTATGTTTACTGAAAAGGAACGTCTACATTCCATGTTAACGAGTGGTGACTAATGTAACCTACCAATCGTTGGCCGTTCTATGGAGACTGCTGTGGTTAGTCTGCAGGTCTACACACTGTAGCATGCAAAATCGACGTTAGCAAACAGTTCCTGTGGAACGGGTGTGTTGACAGAGGCGTCTCCTCACAACTAACTGGGGGAAAGGTTTGAACGAAACCACGGAATTCTCTGGCAGCCATGTCGGCAAACAGTGAGTAACTAAACATGCAACTGTTTTCGATCATTTCTACATTTTCAACAGGAGATTATACCCTACCCTATGGCGTTGTGCTTGCCTCCATGTTACGGATATGCAAGATACCCGTTTGCGTTGTTAAATCAGGCATTAGGGTAGACACCAACAATCCAACGACGTTCCACGTTTTCTGCATAGCATGAAAGGTTCCCAGAGATCGCGTTACTACTGTCTACCCCTTAAAACGTCACAAAAGACGTATCTATATTCATTTAACATATATCCCGTTTTGATGATCGCACCATAACACCACTACGAATGTAACACAATGACGAATGGGCACCCACAAAAAGAGACGGCGGTCTAGAACGTTCCAAGGGTATTTCTTGACCAATAAATATTCTCTAGAAGATGCAGTACTTGGAACGCTATTAACAGTGCCTCATCATGATTGTAACGTTAGTAGGGCGAATCGTCTGGACGTCACATTGTGTAGTGAAATACTCGCCATCTGTCAGTCTTTGTCCTGCTAGGCGCACTAATACCACTTTCCATTCAGAAAGAGAGCGGTGGCGTTCCTTCCATTGCTGTTGGTTGTGCACTGTTCGACGCGCTTAAAACTAGTCATCTCATCTATGCCGCTCCTGGTCTAGCTCGCGTCACTGTTTCGGTATAATTTCAACCACGAAGTCGTTAATATTTCATTAATACAACATcaatacaacaatacaaggagACATCATTTTTCTAGACTATACGTATACATTCAGCCTTTGCGTATGTGTCATGTGCCATCCACATTGTTTTATCTTAGTCTAGTGTGTGCCTCAAGCCTTGGTGAAACTATCAACTTGAACTTTAACTCCATCACATTATTGAGTGTGTGAAcagtgttcattcattcatccacgCTTGTTTCTCTTTAGGCTGTGTGCATATAAAGGTTGAGGAAGACTATGATCAGGTAATGATTGAAGAACATCTCAGTTGTGAGGATGCCACCTCAGATCTGACAGGAAATACCTCTACAGCACCTTTGAATATTCACAGTAAGCTCACACTTGAATATGACAGTTGTTTATTTTGGTCAGTCTtctatatatattctatatataaTTATGTGTATTCCAAAGCATTATTCCAAAGTAAAAGAGTTAGCAGGCCTGCTCTGCAAATGATGAGGACAATACGGAGCTGACGGAATACACAGAATTATATAGagaaagtactttgttttctcTAGACATAATTTTCGCTTCTTTTATCCATTTGCTATGCGTATAAAAGAAGAccaacagagagacagtggcAGACAgcccacctcttctctcataCAGACTCATAAGAGATGGAGTAATGGCAACGTCCAAAACAGAAGAGGGCAGGGCTCTGTGTCTTTAACCAGCAGTATGGTAGGACTTAATGCATGCTTCAGTGCAGTGCATGTGAATTCAAATTTTATTCATCATTTTAGAAGTAGCAAGAGTGGCATTCAATGAACACAAGACAACGTGAATCTTGAAATGTGGCAATGTTTTGACGTAATCAATGGTTTTTTCACATTGGCATGTTGCATAGTGGatggaagaagagggggagtcATCTCTTGACGATGACACACAGGAATATGACAGCCAGCAACTTTATGAGGCAAGTGGAGGATTTCAATATGTTTCCGTTCCCAAGAACActttaaaagacacacacacacacacacacacacacacacacacacacacacacagcctactaATGTGGCAAAGGTATTGTGGAGCGGAGTGGTAACAGGTTTCGGACTCATGAAACTAAAAGTGACTGGTTTTGTATTTATCAGGAGGAAAGCACAGTTTCTAAAGACTCCTTTGCTACTGGTCAACTAAGAACTCTAGGTGAAATCCTTGCATATTGTCAGGTATGACACAATGTTCATTTTAAGTTACCATATCAAGGTACAAAtagttatatttgtatgtaaGTAGACTTGtatattttaatttgtttatgATCTTAGGTTATGTATGGAGCCATCCAGAAACTGGATGAGAAATTTGAACAGCTACAAGCCAAGGTGACAAATGTTCAGCCAATCCAGCTGACTCCAGAACTGTTCCAAAAGGTAAATTCTGCCATACCAATCTCTCCATGGTCTTTCAGACATAATGATTAATTGGCACATGTGCACTCTCTTAGTAGTAGGATTTATACTTATTATTATACTTCATAACACTATTATTGATTCTCTGATAAAGTTGATGTTGGTTTGCATGAGGCCCAAACTCCCCAGGTTTGGTTCAGTGATAATGCTGCTTTTTTACAAGTGGCCATTAGTTTATCACTAATAGTTTTTCATGGTTTGTCAGGCTACATCAAAAACACCATCTCTGTCCAAGAACACAGACCCTTCTGCTGTCAGTGTGGACACGTCCTCGGTGCCAGACCAAGTCCTGTCCATGCCACAGTTGGTGCGCGTGTGCTCTCCTCCGCCCCCTCCCTCAGTGGAGGTGAAGaagcccccacctctctctccagctccaaGGGTTCCCAGCCCTCCCAGCCTGGCCCCCCAGGGCCACGCCGATCACCTGGCCAAGAGTGTCGTGGCAGCACACTTCTCAAAGCACCTGGTTCCCCTCAACATGGCTAAGGACAATCAGATGCAGAGCGGCTCTTATGCAGCATATGGTGCCACCTCTAAAACAGGTCCTGCCATTGACACTGGTCCAGAAATCAGCAATACTGAAGCTATTTTGTAACTCGACAGCTGCAAAAACATACCCCCACTCCCCTTCAGGGTTCCCCATAGTCTGTCACTGTATATGTGTAACAGCGCTGCCTCAGCTTCAGCACGATTGGCAAGCAGATCACGGCCATTGTCACCTCATTGGTTGGGTCTTATGAGGTCATTTAGTGTTTATCCTCTGCCTATATGACAAGCTCACTAGACAATTTCTGAATTAACATTGTTGACTCTACCTTTGACTTTAGGACATGGCTATTCCAATTTGCAGGTTTAGTTTCTGATTTTCAGTAGGTAGCCAACCTCAACCATTTGAATGTTCATggtttatttcagttttttttaaatgatcatACCTAATAAGAGAATCAGTAAAGTAGCATGGCCTTTATCAATCTATTTTTATAAGAGGTCTGTTCAACAGAACACAGCATGTGAAGAATGAATACTATTTTCTCAAATGTGGTTATGTGCACTGCAGGATGGCTGGGCAACAGGAAGAGGAACGTGTGCATCAGCCAGAGCGCCCTTCAGAAGGCCGAAAAGATGTCCAAGCCTGGTAAGGCTGTTCGGTTCCTCATGCGCTGTGTCTTCTCCAAAGAGGAGATGAGCTGTAGCAACACCCTGGGCGATGCCACCAGAGGCCTGAAAAAACTGGATTCAAACAAACTCAGTGCCATCAGAGGTAGGGGATGGCAGGAATTAGTATAGCCGTTGAAAGCCCACCATGAATTTCGAAATACACTGCAGCCATTATCTGAAAAATCGGCACGGTTTTAGCTAATGGCTTGATAACTTGATGACTAAAGTGATTTTGTCCTCAGAATGGCTGGCTAAAAGGTACCCAGAGTTTGACCTCAAGGAGAGAGGCAAAGACTGGAGAAAATGCATGTCTGTTATGAACTCCACTGCAAGGTACCTACGGCTGATGGCCAAAAAGCAACGGGTAGGTGGCATAACGAGGATAACAAGAACTGGCAACATGAAAACGCAGCCCTACAAGTTGGTGGCTGATGTATATTTCCTGATTCATCAACAGCTGAAAATACAAAGGGAGGGTGAAACTATGGAGCCTCCTACCATCCAGAATTCGTACACAGAACCTGTCCATGAACCAGACTCGGAGTCAGACCCTGAGATGGAGCAGCCCACAGAGAAGGATTCAGCTGGGATTGAGGAACCCATAGAGAACTACACAGCCGAGATGGGGCGGCCAATAGAGGAGTACACAGCAGAGATTGATGTGGAGCTGTCCGAcagtgaggaggaagaagatgcGAGCATTAAGAAACGGacacaaaaagaagaagaagaaagtagTCCGACATCCTGCTCAGATATTGTTTACGGTAATTTCCGATCTGTTCTTAAGCACATACTATGTCCATGTATGTCAAATGCAGATACAGCGATTCTCTGGTTCTGCCGGTGACGAAATGGGTTTGTTTTTCCAGAGTATCTGGGGAACCACCAGCGGCAGGTGAAGGTACCGCAGTATGCCATGTACACAGCCCTGCAGCGTGCCAGGCCTGAGTTGGCAGCACGCGTTCTCATCAAATACATGTTCCCTGAGGACGTGCTTGTGGTGAGCAACGTCCATGGCAACCCTGAGAGTGGCATCCGACCCCTGGACCACAACAAATTGTCCGCCCTCAGAGGTGAGGGGTCAAATGAGTGTGCTTGTTCCCTGGCAACTATGTCTGGCTGTACAATAGGATTGGCAGTGTTTTATGCAATCAACACCACGtgctaaataaattaaattagtTGGGTTCTTGGCTAATCTCTCcattttgcatttgtgttggGCATTGTCAGAACACTTGCAGGAGCGTTTCCCCTGGTTACTGCTGGAGGAGGATGGCCAGGACTGGAAGGT from Clupea harengus chromosome 10, Ch_v2.0.2, whole genome shotgun sequence harbors:
- the zgc:113423 gene encoding BEN domain-containing protein 2 isoform X1; this translates as MSANSCVHIKVEEDYDQVMIEEHLSCEDATSDLTGNTSTAPLNIHKDQQRDSGRQPTSSLIQTHKRWSNGNVQNRRGQGSVSLTSSMWMEEEGESSLDDDTQEYDSQQLYEEESTVSKDSFATGQLRTLGEILAYCQVMYGAIQKLDEKFEQLQAKVTNVQPIQLTPELFQKATSKTPSLSKNTDPSAVSVDTSSVPDQVLSMPQLVRVCSPPPPPSVEVKKPPPLSPAPRVPSPPSLAPQGHADHLAKSVVAAHFSKHLVPLNMAKDNQMQSGSYAAYGATSKTGWLGNRKRNVCISQSALQKAEKMSKPGKAVRFLMRCVFSKEEMSCSNTLGDATRGLKKLDSNKLSAIREWLAKRYPEFDLKERGKDWRKCMSVMNSTARYLRLMAKKQRLKIQREGETMEPPTIQNSYTEPVHEPDSESDPEMEQPTEKDSAGIEEPIENYTAEMGRPIEEYTAEIDVELSDSEEEEDASIKKRTQKEEEESSPTSCSDIVYEYLGNHQRQVKVPQYAMYTALQRARPELAARVLIKYMFPEDVLVVSNVHGNPESGIRPLDHNKLSALREHLQERFPWLLLEEDGQDWKVCVGAINSTIRKFRHELKMGKGGRKKGI
- the zgc:113423 gene encoding BEN domain-containing protein 2 isoform X2 encodes the protein MEEEGESSLDDDTQEYDSQQLYEEESTVSKDSFATGQLRTLGEILAYCQVMYGAIQKLDEKFEQLQAKVTNVQPIQLTPELFQKATSKTPSLSKNTDPSAVSVDTSSVPDQVLSMPQLVRVCSPPPPPSVEVKKPPPLSPAPRVPSPPSLAPQGHADHLAKSVVAAHFSKHLVPLNMAKDNQMQSGSYAAYGATSKTGWLGNRKRNVCISQSALQKAEKMSKPGKAVRFLMRCVFSKEEMSCSNTLGDATRGLKKLDSNKLSAIREWLAKRYPEFDLKERGKDWRKCMSVMNSTARYLRLMAKKQRLKIQREGETMEPPTIQNSYTEPVHEPDSESDPEMEQPTEKDSAGIEEPIENYTAEMGRPIEEYTAEIDVELSDSEEEEDASIKKRTQKEEEESSPTSCSDIVYEYLGNHQRQVKVPQYAMYTALQRARPELAARVLIKYMFPEDVLVVSNVHGNPESGIRPLDHNKLSALREHLQERFPWLLLEEDGQDWKVCVGAINSTIRKFRHELKMGKGGRKKGI